Proteins co-encoded in one Roseiconus lacunae genomic window:
- a CDS encoding ECF-type sigma factor translates to MFRHDERMDEPFKNDSDLTRFRDALDRVRDGDDEAIAELWESYFQRLVRLAAKRLPANLKRAGDEEDVALSAFNSFIAGIRRDQFPDLSGPDNLWGLLITLTGRKVNAHLRYQTRQKRGGGAVRGESVFIDPDQQNRVAGIGAIAAGGKTADLAIELEEACDSLLEQLPDEQLRQIAVMRMDGFLVDEIADRLQISKRATERRLQLIRRIWSEQAESILGDRST, encoded by the coding sequence ATGTTCCGTCATGATGAACGTATGGACGAGCCCTTTAAAAACGATTCTGACCTGACCCGATTCAGGGACGCCCTTGATCGTGTTCGTGATGGCGACGACGAGGCGATCGCCGAGTTGTGGGAGTCCTACTTTCAACGATTGGTGCGTTTGGCTGCGAAACGTCTGCCGGCGAATCTTAAGCGTGCCGGCGACGAAGAAGACGTCGCGCTTTCGGCGTTCAATAGCTTTATCGCGGGGATTCGACGGGACCAGTTTCCTGATCTCAGTGGACCGGATAATCTTTGGGGGCTGTTGATCACCCTGACGGGCCGCAAGGTCAATGCACATCTGCGATACCAAACCCGGCAAAAGCGTGGCGGCGGTGCGGTCCGTGGTGAGTCGGTATTTATCGATCCGGACCAACAAAATCGGGTCGCGGGGATTGGTGCGATCGCGGCAGGGGGCAAAACAGCCGATTTGGCGATCGAATTGGAAGAAGCGTGCGATTCGTTGCTAGAACAATTGCCCGACGAACAATTGCGTCAAATCGCGGTCATGCGGATGGACGGGTTTCTTGTTGACGAGATCGCCGATCGATTACAAATCAGTAAGCGTGCGACCGAACGACGCTTGCAATTGATCCGGCGGATTTGGTCGGAACAGGCCGAGTCGATTCTTGGCGATCGGTCGACTTGA
- a CDS encoding serine/threonine-protein kinase translates to MNLHELSADELAVLDSVCLAFENDLRANRSNSIEDSVKQFIEKFGGQPSRDLIELLREELGAIEVEISDSANDRQSGIGPPTPFQAKTDRATTGHERGAKTVGNDIGDRRLSPSSASRLAKGGGSQAVSMHQGETLYQSAEELAHGSGTSVDETQQEPNELRQRFTIGPFSVSAVLAKGGMGVVYRAADTRLDRPVAIKMLGFPHLAPNDPKRLELVERFEREAKAVAALSHPNIVELFDVGVEAGAPYAVMEFLSGLTLAEQLSNGPLSLQQSCDVGKQIASALATAHSSGVIHRDLKPQNVMLVDDATDGQLRVKLVDFGLSRIDDTDLLQDDSKKTAAGMILGTPGYMAPEQARGEPATEAADMFAFGCVLYEAFYGKPAIVGRTVADRLAATLTGEVEFESAGCEQSRLLCEIIKQCLEKDPTLRPSAADVATKLRDFMVKQTREAAQEELRASLNQSLTIDAITRRHAMTAMAGGVLGAMLGVVSNRSAARAMPSVRAIAVLTPREKDPASSSIGDGLPLDGRRIEDADILASSLVSEFSKIDGLEVRPYRPMMVDETHDYVRLGKDLDVQVLVDGVFEQQQLGGRYFWSYNWQVIDAKKGAVLAGSEFVVEQSQESSDGQFLARSQVAAEIAKEIGRNLTTTGQIVDDQPDPHSYGCLVKGRAYADLDSTLGLRNALACFDHAHQEDPRRSDPLAASAVTALHLAARTGMPESAAFIKAATEKFTHALDLDPNSLIGRLARAMYEWQAQYDFGLAGEIFSGLLSEGEYNWQVQHQSGLYFAAMGKQDQARECVGRAARLHPMSLMLKIDRARLEWFFGYHDRAMRSARRFLDESADTYPARPYVVGLLLDQLEEQFQYEAALELLGQSTDMAIDRTTYYEVRESTLETFPYGPFGVELNQAIWRIRSGASVDESLVARLDESGALMLPLLLAQHPAFEKMKAQSASMGFLPAMT, encoded by the coding sequence ATGAATTTACACGAACTCTCCGCCGATGAATTGGCCGTCTTGGATTCGGTGTGCCTCGCGTTCGAAAATGACTTACGGGCAAACCGATCGAATTCGATCGAAGACTCGGTCAAACAGTTTATCGAGAAATTTGGTGGCCAACCCAGCCGCGATCTGATCGAACTGCTGCGCGAAGAGCTGGGCGCGATCGAAGTCGAAATCAGCGATTCGGCAAACGACCGCCAGTCAGGCATCGGACCGCCGACCCCTTTTCAGGCGAAAACGGACCGGGCTACAACCGGACACGAGCGGGGCGCAAAAACGGTCGGAAACGACATCGGCGATCGCCGTTTGTCTCCGTCAAGTGCGAGTCGGTTGGCCAAAGGCGGCGGCTCGCAGGCGGTCAGTATGCATCAGGGCGAAACGCTCTATCAATCAGCCGAGGAACTTGCCCACGGCAGCGGGACAAGCGTCGATGAAACGCAACAGGAACCGAACGAACTGCGTCAGCGTTTTACCATCGGTCCCTTTTCGGTTTCTGCTGTGCTTGCCAAGGGCGGCATGGGGGTCGTGTATCGCGCCGCTGATACACGACTTGATCGGCCTGTTGCGATCAAGATGCTCGGCTTTCCACACCTCGCCCCCAATGATCCAAAACGGCTGGAACTGGTGGAGCGTTTCGAACGCGAGGCCAAAGCAGTTGCGGCACTCTCGCATCCCAACATTGTTGAACTGTTCGACGTCGGCGTCGAAGCAGGCGCACCCTATGCGGTGATGGAGTTCCTGAGTGGTTTGACATTAGCAGAGCAACTTTCCAATGGACCGTTGTCACTGCAACAGTCATGCGACGTCGGCAAGCAAATTGCCAGCGCCTTAGCGACCGCCCATTCATCGGGAGTGATCCATCGCGATTTGAAGCCACAAAACGTGATGCTTGTCGATGATGCCACCGACGGCCAGTTACGAGTCAAGTTGGTCGACTTTGGACTTTCGCGAATCGACGACACTGACTTATTGCAAGACGATTCCAAGAAAACGGCTGCCGGAATGATCTTGGGAACGCCCGGTTACATGGCGCCCGAACAGGCCCGCGGTGAACCGGCGACCGAGGCGGCAGACATGTTTGCCTTCGGATGCGTTCTTTATGAAGCGTTTTATGGAAAGCCCGCGATAGTCGGTCGAACCGTGGCCGACCGGTTGGCCGCGACGTTGACCGGTGAAGTCGAATTCGAGTCCGCCGGGTGCGAACAATCGAGGTTACTGTGCGAAATCATTAAGCAGTGCTTAGAAAAAGATCCGACGTTGCGGCCTTCCGCAGCGGACGTCGCTACGAAGCTGCGTGACTTTATGGTCAAGCAGACTCGTGAGGCGGCACAGGAGGAACTTCGTGCTAGTCTAAATCAATCATTGACGATCGATGCGATCACTAGGCGGCACGCGATGACCGCGATGGCGGGCGGTGTCCTGGGTGCGATGCTGGGCGTCGTTTCCAATCGCTCAGCGGCTCGGGCAATGCCTTCGGTACGGGCGATTGCGGTTTTAACCCCACGGGAAAAAGATCCCGCGTCAAGCAGTATCGGCGACGGTTTGCCACTCGACGGGCGACGGATCGAAGATGCCGATATCTTAGCTTCATCGCTGGTCAGCGAGTTTTCGAAAATCGACGGGCTGGAGGTTCGTCCCTATCGGCCGATGATGGTCGATGAAACGCACGACTACGTCCGGCTGGGAAAAGACCTTGACGTGCAGGTCCTTGTCGATGGGGTATTCGAGCAACAGCAGCTCGGCGGACGGTACTTTTGGTCCTATAACTGGCAAGTGATCGATGCCAAAAAAGGCGCGGTGCTTGCCGGCAGTGAATTCGTGGTCGAGCAATCACAAGAGTCAAGTGATGGACAATTTCTGGCACGAAGCCAAGTCGCCGCAGAAATCGCAAAGGAGATCGGCCGAAACTTAACAACGACCGGCCAGATCGTGGATGATCAACCCGATCCCCATTCATACGGCTGCTTAGTCAAAGGACGTGCCTATGCAGATTTGGATAGCACGCTCGGATTAAGGAACGCGTTGGCTTGCTTTGACCATGCCCATCAAGAAGATCCAAGGCGAAGCGATCCGTTGGCTGCGTCGGCGGTCACGGCGTTGCATTTGGCGGCACGAACGGGAATGCCCGAGTCGGCGGCCTTTATCAAGGCAGCGACCGAAAAATTCACACACGCATTGGATCTAGATCCCAATTCGTTGATCGGTCGATTGGCGCGGGCGATGTATGAGTGGCAGGCCCAGTATGACTTCGGCTTGGCGGGCGAAATCTTCAGCGGTCTGCTTTCCGAGGGCGAGTACAACTGGCAGGTCCAACACCAGAGCGGGCTGTACTTTGCCGCGATGGGCAAACAAGATCAAGCGAGAGAGTGCGTCGGCCGAGCCGCCAGACTGCATCCGATGTCATTGATGCTCAAAATCGATCGAGCGCGTTTGGAATGGTTCTTCGGCTACCACGATCGAGCCATGCGGAGCGCAAGACGTTTCCTCGATGAATCGGCGGATACGTATCCGGCACGGCCCTATGTCGTCGGTCTCCTGCTCGATCAACTCGAAGAGCAATTCCAGTATGAAGCCGCATTGGAATTGTTGGGACAGTCCACCGACATGGCAATCGATCGGACGACGTACTACGAAGTACGTGAGTCAACGCTTGAGACGTTTCCTTATGGACCATTTGGCGTGGAACTGAATCAAGCGATCTGGCGAATACGATCGGGCGCAAGTGTCGACGAAAGCTTGGTCGCACGCTTGGATGAGTCGGGGGCGTTGATGCTTCCTCTGTTGCTCGCCCAGCACCCGGCATTTGAGAAAATGAAAGCTCAGAGTGCTTCGATGGGATTTTTGCCGGCGATGACCTAG
- the purE gene encoding 5-(carboxyamino)imidazole ribonucleotide mutase encodes MSNAGTEFPATDATVGVIMGSRNDWETMRPACEILETLEIKHERTVVSAHRTPARMFAYAQQARQRGIRVIIAGAGGAAHLPGMVASETTVPVIGVPVQSRALSGLDSLLSIVQMPGGIPVATMAIGTSGAKNAGLMAARILALGDESLQSRLQAFVDAQTEQVLAATELE; translated from the coding sequence ATGAGCAACGCAGGTACTGAATTTCCCGCTACCGACGCCACCGTGGGCGTCATCATGGGCAGTCGAAACGATTGGGAGACGATGCGCCCGGCATGCGAAATTTTAGAAACGCTCGAGATCAAACACGAGCGAACTGTTGTCAGCGCCCACCGAACGCCCGCCCGTATGTTTGCCTATGCCCAGCAAGCTCGGCAACGCGGGATTCGGGTGATTATCGCCGGTGCCGGGGGGGCCGCACATTTGCCAGGGATGGTGGCGTCCGAGACAACTGTTCCGGTGATCGGGGTGCCGGTGCAAAGCCGCGCCCTCAGCGGTCTCGATTCGCTCCTTTCGATCGTTCAGATGCCCGGCGGAATTCCTGTGGCAACGATGGCGATTGGTACGAGCGGTGCGAAAAATGCTGGATTGATGGCTGCCCGCATTCTGGCACTCGGTGACGAATCGCTGCAGAGCAGGCTGCAGGCATTCGTCGACGCGCAGACGGAACAAGTCCTCGCCGCGACCGAATTGGAGTAG
- a CDS encoding sulfatase-like hydrolase/transferase codes for MKIWIAVTCLSLLFAPGSRLLAQADQPPKPTAAPSRAGKSQTLRPNIVMIMADDIGVECLGSYGSDRYKTPHLDRLAAAGMRFENAHAQPICTPSRVQLMTGIYNNENYLRFGVLDPAATTFANELRAAGYATCIAGKWQLSGGFDGPRRFGFDRYCLWQLTRRPSRYPNPGLEIDGKAFDFKNGEFGPDVVSDYLVDFIKKHRADSPDQPFLIYYPMIAPHWPFVPTPDHPDWDPTMWRNKKNEPGGYKGPEYWDAMVQYTDKMVGKVVDCIDENGLGESTLVMWTGDNGTYESVTSKWRGQDYQGGKGKTTDNGTHVGFIARWPGVIEKGTVSDALVDFSDVFPTIIDAAGHQATAPKQLSGQSLLPVFHGDSDRRKKDYIYCWYQRDGKRDQASEHVRTDRFKLYADGRFFDTQADLLEQTDLSGEEMTPDVKETYQRLQEAMAKHREKTLLHDEDLARRRTQVSR; via the coding sequence ATGAAGATCTGGATCGCCGTCACTTGTTTGTCACTGTTGTTCGCTCCAGGCAGCCGCCTTTTGGCCCAAGCAGATCAGCCGCCGAAGCCGACCGCAGCCCCGTCTCGAGCCGGGAAGTCACAGACGTTGCGTCCAAACATCGTCATGATCATGGCCGATGACATCGGGGTTGAATGCTTGGGAAGCTACGGAAGTGATCGCTATAAGACTCCTCATCTCGATCGCTTGGCCGCCGCCGGGATGCGATTTGAAAACGCACACGCCCAACCGATTTGCACTCCCTCACGCGTTCAGTTGATGACGGGGATCTATAACAATGAGAACTATCTGCGGTTTGGCGTTCTGGATCCGGCGGCGACCACGTTTGCAAACGAACTTCGCGCCGCCGGTTACGCGACCTGCATCGCCGGGAAATGGCAGCTGTCGGGCGGTTTCGATGGGCCACGACGTTTCGGCTTTGATCGTTACTGTCTGTGGCAACTGACTCGTCGTCCGAGTCGCTATCCCAATCCGGGACTGGAGATTGATGGGAAGGCGTTCGACTTCAAGAACGGCGAGTTCGGCCCAGACGTTGTCTCTGACTACCTCGTTGATTTTATCAAGAAGCATCGCGCCGATAGCCCCGACCAGCCGTTCTTGATCTACTACCCGATGATTGCGCCGCACTGGCCGTTCGTGCCGACACCAGATCATCCCGACTGGGATCCGACGATGTGGCGTAACAAGAAAAACGAACCAGGCGGTTACAAAGGTCCCGAGTACTGGGATGCGATGGTGCAATACACCGACAAGATGGTTGGCAAAGTCGTCGACTGCATTGATGAAAATGGTTTGGGCGAGTCAACGTTGGTGATGTGGACGGGAGACAACGGGACGTATGAAAGTGTGACGTCAAAATGGCGGGGGCAAGACTATCAGGGAGGCAAGGGAAAAACGACGGACAATGGCACTCACGTGGGCTTCATCGCCCGTTGGCCCGGCGTCATCGAAAAGGGAACTGTCTCTGATGCGTTGGTCGATTTTTCGGATGTCTTTCCGACGATCATTGACGCCGCCGGTCATCAGGCGACCGCCCCCAAGCAGCTTTCGGGGCAAAGCTTATTGCCTGTCTTTCACGGTGATTCAGACCGCCGAAAAAAGGACTATATCTACTGTTGGTATCAGCGAGATGGGAAGCGAGATCAAGCGAGTGAGCATGTTCGAACCGATCGATTCAAGCTGTACGCCGACGGGCGGTTTTTCGACACGCAGGCCGATTTGCTTGAACAGACCGACCTGAGCGGGGAAGAGATGACGCCTGACGTGAAGGAAACCTACCAGCGGCTTCAGGAGGCGATGGCGAAGCATCGCGAGAAGACGCTGCTCCATGATGAGGACCTCGCTCGACGCCGGACGCAGGTTTCGCGTTGA
- a CDS encoding DUF1573 domain-containing protein translates to MLRAKFVAALVITLCIVASGNRTAFGQLPDSAFPVKKHDFGTVAVAAKTEFRFPVYNPYNQDMHLRTVRRSCGCTTPIIESEYIQPGQTGSILARFNTDTFRGKKGATLTVVIDKPIYTEVRLRVDGYIRSDMVFHPGSIDFGTIGQGESTEKTTKILYAGRPDWQIVDVRSNVPWLVPTKKLVERTNSRINYELTVAVREDAPTGAFTDEIVVITNDNKRPEVPLKVSGNIESPLSISPQAIAFGSVKPGESITKRLVIKGASPFTIESINCEGWNVTFSDAATAKKIHIVSATFMPTEASGPMKSTVEITTGGEASVTAKAVLTADVRSE, encoded by the coding sequence ATGTTACGCGCGAAATTCGTCGCGGCTCTTGTCATCACGTTGTGCATTGTTGCCAGCGGAAATCGGACCGCGTTTGGGCAGTTGCCAGACAGCGCATTCCCGGTGAAGAAGCACGACTTTGGAACCGTCGCCGTCGCCGCGAAGACTGAATTTCGCTTCCCGGTCTACAACCCCTACAACCAAGACATGCACCTACGAACGGTGCGTCGCAGTTGCGGTTGCACCACGCCGATCATCGAAAGCGAATACATCCAACCCGGTCAAACCGGTTCGATCCTCGCACGATTTAACACCGACACGTTTCGCGGCAAAAAAGGCGCTACGTTGACCGTCGTGATCGACAAACCGATCTATACCGAAGTGAGATTGCGAGTCGATGGTTACATTCGCAGCGACATGGTATTCCACCCCGGTTCAATCGATTTCGGAACGATCGGCCAAGGCGAATCGACCGAGAAGACCACGAAGATCCTTTACGCCGGTCGCCCCGATTGGCAAATCGTCGATGTCCGCAGCAACGTGCCTTGGTTGGTCCCAACGAAAAAATTGGTCGAACGCACCAACTCGCGAATCAACTACGAGTTGACGGTCGCGGTCCGAGAAGACGCACCAACCGGCGCCTTCACCGACGAAATCGTTGTCATCACCAACGACAACAAGCGGCCCGAAGTCCCATTGAAAGTCTCTGGGAATATCGAAAGCCCGCTCAGCATCTCGCCTCAAGCGATCGCGTTTGGAAGTGTCAAACCGGGTGAATCAATCACCAAACGCTTGGTGATCAAAGGTGCCAGCCCGTTTACCATCGAGTCGATTAACTGCGAAGGCTGGAACGTGACCTTTTCCGATGCCGCGACGGCAAAGAAAATTCACATCGTCTCCGCGACGTTCATGCCAACCGAGGCCAGCGGCCCGATGAAGTCGACCGTCGAGATCACCACCGGCGGCGAAGCGTCTGTGACAGCCAAAGCAGTTCTAACTGCTGACGTTCGCAGCGAATAA
- the hemL gene encoding glutamate-1-semialdehyde 2,1-aminomutase, whose product MTNVDVGAGPKSAAAFERARKLMPGGVNSPARAFGAVGGTPLFIERAEGPYLYDIDGRRYIDYIGSWGPMILGHRHPKVVQAIEAAVAKGTSFGAPTEAESELAEQIIDAVPSIEKVRLVNSGTEATMSAIRVARGATGRNKVIKFAGNYHGHVDSLLVAAGSAAATLGVPDSPGVTPGAGQDTIVLDYNDVDAVKNAFAQHPGEIAAVILEPVVGNMGCVPPTMEFLQTLRSETLADHSILIFDEVMTGFRLAFGGAQERFGVVPDMTTLGKIVGGGMPLGAYGGRADIMDNVLPAGKVFQAGTLSGNPVAVAAGSATLRVLEEEPPYEFLDEMGEKLATGLAAAAEKHGVTHQVQQVGSMMTLFFNGAPVTNWPEADRSNRELFGRYFWGLIERGVYMPCSQFEALFFSNLHTEAIIDETLGAVDQVLASL is encoded by the coding sequence ATGACAAACGTTGATGTAGGCGCGGGACCAAAAAGTGCGGCCGCGTTCGAACGAGCCCGAAAACTGATGCCCGGGGGCGTCAACAGCCCCGCGCGTGCATTCGGTGCGGTTGGCGGAACCCCTCTCTTTATCGAGCGTGCGGAAGGCCCCTACTTGTACGACATCGACGGGCGTCGTTACATCGATTACATCGGATCTTGGGGCCCGATGATTCTGGGGCATCGCCACCCGAAAGTAGTCCAGGCAATCGAAGCGGCCGTTGCCAAGGGCACCAGTTTCGGGGCTCCGACGGAAGCAGAGTCGGAGCTTGCCGAGCAAATTATTGATGCGGTGCCCAGCATCGAAAAGGTTCGTTTGGTCAACAGCGGTACCGAAGCGACGATGAGCGCCATTCGTGTTGCCCGCGGAGCTACCGGGCGAAACAAGGTCATCAAGTTTGCCGGGAACTATCACGGGCATGTCGACAGTCTACTCGTTGCCGCTGGAAGCGCCGCGGCGACATTGGGTGTCCCCGACTCGCCAGGCGTCACCCCCGGGGCCGGTCAAGACACCATCGTTCTCGACTACAACGATGTCGATGCGGTTAAGAACGCGTTCGCCCAGCATCCCGGCGAGATCGCTGCGGTCATTCTGGAGCCGGTCGTCGGCAACATGGGCTGTGTCCCACCGACGATGGAATTTTTGCAAACGTTGCGGTCGGAAACGTTGGCTGATCACTCAATTCTGATTTTCGACGAAGTCATGACGGGGTTTCGCTTGGCATTCGGCGGCGCCCAAGAACGCTTTGGTGTGGTCCCTGACATGACAACGCTGGGCAAGATTGTCGGTGGCGGGATGCCGCTGGGGGCATACGGAGGCCGCGCCGACATCATGGACAATGTCCTGCCCGCCGGCAAAGTGTTCCAAGCGGGGACGCTCAGTGGTAACCCCGTTGCCGTTGCCGCCGGAAGCGCTACCTTAAGGGTGCTTGAAGAGGAACCGCCTTACGAGTTCCTCGATGAGATGGGAGAAAAATTGGCGACCGGTTTGGCGGCTGCCGCCGAAAAGCACGGCGTGACTCATCAGGTTCAACAAGTCGGAAGCATGATGACGTTGTTCTTTAATGGTGCCCCCGTGACCAACTGGCCCGAGGCCGATCGTTCGAACCGCGAGTTGTTCGGGCGATATTTCTGGGGCCTGATCGAGAGGGGCGTCTACATGCCGTGCAGCCAGTTCGAGGCGTTGTTCTTTAGCAATCTACACACCGAAGCGATCATTGATGAAACGCTCGGTGCGGTCGATCAGGTTTTGGCGTCGCTCTAA
- a CDS encoding threonine aldolase family protein — protein MYFASDNWAGAADEIAESLRQHSGGFSPAYGESDLDKRLEERFNELFEREVAVFFVGTGTAANSLALSATNRPGGFVLCHREAHLIEDECGAPEFFTSGARLAPIDGAHGKLDLQRLREGLERFDPNFVHHGQPMAVSLTQATEVGTVYSCEELQAIADLTHSFGLPLHMDGARFANAMVRLGVTPAEMTWKSGIDILSFGGTKNGCWCAEALVFMNPERAKQLPFIRKRAAQLFSKTRFIAAQFHAYLDDDLWISLAKHANSMADELGERLNQFSNLRVAWKCQSNELFVTMPKQLAKRLLDQGAKFYPWPVPAEFAPKLAAGDGLYRLVTSFATEREQIDQLVAAIEASSKPTS, from the coding sequence ATGTATTTCGCGAGTGACAACTGGGCCGGCGCGGCCGATGAAATTGCCGAATCATTGCGTCAGCACTCGGGTGGATTCTCCCCCGCTTACGGCGAAAGCGATCTCGACAAACGATTAGAAGAACGCTTCAACGAACTGTTCGAACGCGAGGTCGCCGTATTTTTTGTTGGCACCGGGACCGCGGCGAATTCGCTTGCCTTGTCGGCGACCAACCGCCCCGGCGGTTTTGTCCTCTGTCATCGCGAAGCCCATCTAATCGAAGATGAATGCGGCGCCCCCGAATTCTTTACCTCCGGCGCCCGACTGGCTCCCATCGATGGAGCCCACGGGAAACTTGATCTTCAACGACTCCGCGAAGGCCTCGAACGCTTCGATCCGAACTTTGTCCATCATGGTCAACCGATGGCGGTCAGTCTGACGCAGGCTACCGAAGTCGGCACGGTTTATTCGTGCGAAGAACTACAAGCGATCGCTGATCTCACCCATTCGTTTGGTTTGCCCCTACATATGGATGGAGCCCGGTTCGCCAACGCGATGGTTCGATTAGGCGTCACCCCGGCTGAAATGACCTGGAAATCCGGAATCGATATTCTCTCCTTCGGTGGTACAAAGAATGGGTGCTGGTGCGCCGAAGCGTTGGTCTTCATGAACCCCGAACGCGCAAAGCAATTACCATTTATCCGGAAGCGCGCGGCGCAATTGTTTTCCAAAACTCGGTTCATCGCGGCCCAGTTCCACGCCTACTTGGACGACGACTTGTGGATCTCACTTGCCAAGCATGCAAATTCTATGGCGGACGAATTGGGCGAACGACTAAATCAGTTTTCCAATTTGCGTGTCGCCTGGAAGTGCCAGTCCAACGAATTGTTTGTGACTATGCCGAAGCAGCTCGCAAAACGCTTGCTCGATCAGGGGGCAAAGTTTTACCCGTGGCCCGTCCCCGCGGAATTCGCACCCAAGCTTGCTGCCGGAGACGGGCTCTATCGACTGGTGACGTCGTTTGCGACCGAACGTGAACAGATCGACCAGTTGGTCGCCGCAATCGAAGCGTCCTCGAAGCCAACGAGTTAG